In the Sebastes fasciatus isolate fSebFas1 chromosome 20, fSebFas1.pri, whole genome shotgun sequence genome, one interval contains:
- the grb7 gene encoding growth factor receptor-bound protein 7: MEVAGPWTEIFEGSEMKETSGGSETLLGSSTLTLAPLVADSPTVRRSQPILITVNRRKGKGVNLFSSSVPSIPNPFPELCSPSKSPVLISSLPPPSTNKHLMKVYGEDSHSRSVWVTRGATARDVCHLLVQTTHCSDEENWALLELHPTLGLERCLEDHEVVLEVQATWSLKGDTRFVFCKNYAKYEFFRKPVLFFPESMISDSADDSKDMTSSELIQNLLKSGTCPEIQGSLQVKEPSRKAWKKVFFFLRRSGLYCSTKGSSKEPRHLQYVADLDDLNVYTVVNSRKLYGAPADFTFCIKPCRNPVRVQDLKILCAENEQTRTCWTSSFRLFKYGKQLQCNYQLSKSAPRSLEGAKLPDGKSKSEASLVAMDFSGKAGGRVIDDATEAECAEREEGQAWRKREAMRWSLPNLNSNARPSSVHKSQQWFHGGVSRKDAQRLIEKQGLVDGMFLIRDSQQHAQCFVLSLCYKLKTKHYLVIPCEDDGRKYFTMDDGVTLFIDLLQLVEFHQINKGILPVCLKHPCVCIAI; encoded by the exons ATGGAGGTGGCCGGTCCCTGGACAGAAATATTCGAGGGCTCTGAGATGAAGGAGACGTCTGGAGGATCAGAGACGTTGTTGGGGAGCTCCACGCTGACTCTGGCTCCTCTGGTAGCCGACTCTCCGACCGTACGGCGCTCCCAGCCCATCCTGATCACCGTAAACAG GAGGAAAGGGAAAGGCGTAAATCtattctcctcctccgtcccgTCGATACCCAACCCCTTCCCAGAGCTGTGCAGCCCCTCCAAGTCTCCGGTTCTCATCAGTTCACTTCCTCCACCGTCGACTAACAAACAT TTGATGAAGGTGTACGGCGAGGACAGCCACAGCCGGTCGGTGTGGGTTACTCGTGGAGCGACAGCCAGAGATGTGTGTCACCTGTTGGTCCAGACGACTCACTGCAGCGATGAGGAGAACTGGGCTCTCCTGGAGCTCCATCCCACCCTAGGCCTGG AGAGATGTCTGGAGGACCACGAGGTCGTGCTGGAGGTTCAGGCGACCTGGTCTCTCAAAGGCGACACGAGGTTCGTTTTCTGCAAGAACTACGCCAAGTACGAGTTCTTCAGGAAACCAGTG CTCTTCTTCCCAGAGTCCATGATCTCCGACAGCGCTGATGACAGCAAGGATATGACATCATCAGAGCTCATCCAG AACCTGCTGAAGTCCGGGACGTGTCCAGAGATTCAGGGTTCCCTGCAGGTCAAAGAACCCAGTCGTAAAGCCTGGAAGAAGGTCTTCTTTTTCCTCCGCCGCTCCGGACTCTACTGTTCCACTAAAGGCTCCTCCAAG GAGCCTCGTCACCTGCAGTACGTGGCTGATCTGGATGATCTGAACGTGTACACGGTGGTGAACAGTCGTAAACTGTACGGAGCGCCTGCAGACTTCACCTTCTGCATCAAG cCGTGCAGAAACCCGGTCCGAGTTCAGGACCTAAAGATTTTGTGTGCTGAGAACGAACAGACACGAACGTGTTGGACGTCGTCTTTCAGACTGTTCAAG TATGGGAAGCAGCTTCAGTGCAACTACCAGCTCTCGAAGTCGGCCCCGCGAAGCCTGGAAGGAGCCAAACTCCCAGACGGCAAA TCAAAGTCGGAGGCGAGCCTGGTGGCCATGGACTTCTCGGGGAAGGCCGGAGGACGGGTCATCGATGACGCGACGGAGGCCGAGTgcgcagagagggaggagggacagGCCTGGAGG AAGAGAGAGGCTATGAGGTGGAGTCTGCCAAACTTGAACTCTAACGCCAGACCGTCCT ccGTCCACAAGTCCCAGCAGTGGTTTCATGGTGGCGTGTCCAGAAAGGACGCTCAGAGACTGATAGAGAAGCAGGGCCTGGTAGACGG GATGTTCCTGATCCGTGACAGCCAGCAGCACGCCCAGTGCTTCGTCCTCTCGCTGTGTTACAAGCTGAAGACCAAACATTACCTGGTGATCCCC TGTGAGGACGATGGCAGGAAGTACTTCACCATGGACGACGGCGTGACTCTCTTCATCGACCTCCTGCAGCTGGTGGAGTTCCACCAAATCAACAAGGGCATCCTCCCCGTCTGCCTCAAACACCCCTGTGTCTGTATAGCAATATGA